Proteins co-encoded in one Nicotiana sylvestris chromosome 7, ASM39365v2, whole genome shotgun sequence genomic window:
- the LOC104231178 gene encoding wax ester synthase/diacylglycerol acyltransferase 4-like isoform X1 codes for MDIPLEEEIFEPASPSSQYLNSSNLSLCVIAVLESKIPIEYEESLPLNLLKDVFVPINPRFSSIMVTGKKGTRKWKRVEVNYEDHIKTPIFPSEKPLDFYNECFSNYISNLAMEQFPQNQPLWEIHIFKYPTNDAAGSVIFKLHHSLGDGYSLMGALLSCLQRVDNPSLPLTFPSRQRTTLSSKDKAFSVLKVVPRFFKGIVNTVYDFGESILKSTLVEDDRTAIHSGDEGVEFRPIVVTTKTFSLDCLKQIKASLNVTINDVITGIVEYGTRLYMQEVKQESCNGKCTALVLFNTRALGGYKSVNDMIKPNSDMPWGNHFTFLPVSLPKLTNLANRDQSSINPLAFVQKAHRMIDRKRNSASVWLTSKLLDFLRKLRGPEATARFIHGTLKNTSMALTNLIGPVEEMALANHPVKGLYFIVTGAPQSCSVTIVSYVDKLRIAMVVEKGFIDPNKLKSCIDYAFDTIFKAAVKSSPVAT; via the exons ATGGACATACCATTGGAAGAAGAAATATTTGAGCCAGCAAGTCCAAGCTCACAATATTTAAACAGCTCCAACTTATCACTCTGTGTTATTGCTGTCTTGGAATCAAAAATTCCAATTGAATATGAAGAGTCACTGCCATTAAATTTACTCAAGGATGTCTTTGTACCTATAAATCCACGATTTTCCTCAATCATG GTGACAGGAAAGAAAGGAACAAGGAAATGGAAGAGAGTGGAAGTGAACTACGAAGACCATATAAAAACCCCTATATTTCCAAGTGAAAAACCACTCGATTTCTACAATGAGTGTTTCTCCAACTATATATCAAACTTAGCAATGGAACAATtcccacaaaatcaaccactttgGGAAATTCACATATTCAAATACCCAACAAATGATGCAGCTGGAAGTGTAATTTTTAAACTTCATCATTCTCTCGGAGATGGTTATTCTTTAATGGGAGCTCTTCTTTCTTGTTTACAAAGAGTTGATAATCCTTCACTTCCTTTAACATTTCCTTCACGTCAAAGAACAACTTTAAGTTCGAAAGATAAAGCTTTTAGTGTTTTAAAAGTCGTGCCTAGATTTTTCAAGGGTATTGTGAATACAGTGTATGATTTTGGTGAGAGTATTTTGAAGAGTACTTTGGTTGAAGATGATCGGACGGCAATACATTCTGGTGATGAAGGAGTTGAATTTCGTCCGATTGTTGTTACTACCAAAACATTTTCGCTTGATTGCCTTAAACAAATCAAGGCTAGTTTGAACGTG ACAATAAACGATGTGATAACGGGGATAGTGGAATACGGTACGAGATTATACATGCAAGAAGTAAAACAAGAATCATGCAATGGAAAATGCACAGCGCTCGTTTTGTTCAATACTAGAGCTCTAGGAGGTTACAAGTCAGTGAATGATATGATCAAGCCTAATTCTGATATGCCTTGGGGAAATCATTTCACTTTCTTGCCTGTCTCTTTACCTAAGCTAACTAATTTGGCTAATCGTGATCAGTCCTCTATTAATCCTCTTGCCTTTGTTCAAAAAGCTCATCGAATGATTGACAGGAAAAGAAATTCTGCTTCTGTTTGGCTTACTAGTAAATTGCTTGATTTCTTGAGAAAGCTTAGAGGTCCTGAG GCAACAGCTCGATTTATTCATGGAACATTGAAGAATACAAGCATGGCACTGACAAATCTAATAGGGCCAGTGGAAGAGATGGCTTTGGCTAATCATCCTGTAAAAGGACTATATTTTATTGTGACCGGTGCTCCACAG AGTTGTTCAGTGACAATAGTGAGTTATGTGGACAAGCTTAGAATTGCAATGGTAGTGGAGAAAGGTTTTATAGATCCAAACAAGTTGAAATCCTGCATTGACTATGCTTTTGATACCATTTTTAAAGCTGCAGTCAAATCTTCTCCAGTGGCAACATAG
- the LOC104231178 gene encoding wax ester synthase/diacylglycerol acyltransferase 4-like isoform X2, giving the protein MDIPLEEEIFEPASPSSQYLNSSNLSLCVIAVLESKIPIEYEESLPLNLLKDVFVPINPRFSSIMVTGKKGTRKWKRVEVNYEDHIKTPIFPSEKPLDFYNECFSNYISNLAMEQFPQNQPLWEIHIFKYPTNDAAGSVIFKLHHSLGDGYSLMGALLSCLQRVDNPSLPLTFPSRQRTTLSSKDKAFSVLKVVPRFFKGIVNTVYDFGESILKSTLVEDDRTAIHSGDEGVEFRPIVVTTKTFSLDCLKQIKASLNVTINDVITGIVEYGTRLYMQEVKQESCNGKCTALVLFNTRALGGYKSVNDMIKPNSDMPWGNHFTFLPVSLPKLTNLANRDQSSINPLAFVQKAHRMIDRKRNSASVWLTSKLLDFLRKLRGPEVTGRLSKSQFLGCDTPRTLCECRMLCLLGNSSIYSWNIEEYKHGTDKSNRASGRDGFG; this is encoded by the exons ATGGACATACCATTGGAAGAAGAAATATTTGAGCCAGCAAGTCCAAGCTCACAATATTTAAACAGCTCCAACTTATCACTCTGTGTTATTGCTGTCTTGGAATCAAAAATTCCAATTGAATATGAAGAGTCACTGCCATTAAATTTACTCAAGGATGTCTTTGTACCTATAAATCCACGATTTTCCTCAATCATG GTGACAGGAAAGAAAGGAACAAGGAAATGGAAGAGAGTGGAAGTGAACTACGAAGACCATATAAAAACCCCTATATTTCCAAGTGAAAAACCACTCGATTTCTACAATGAGTGTTTCTCCAACTATATATCAAACTTAGCAATGGAACAATtcccacaaaatcaaccactttgGGAAATTCACATATTCAAATACCCAACAAATGATGCAGCTGGAAGTGTAATTTTTAAACTTCATCATTCTCTCGGAGATGGTTATTCTTTAATGGGAGCTCTTCTTTCTTGTTTACAAAGAGTTGATAATCCTTCACTTCCTTTAACATTTCCTTCACGTCAAAGAACAACTTTAAGTTCGAAAGATAAAGCTTTTAGTGTTTTAAAAGTCGTGCCTAGATTTTTCAAGGGTATTGTGAATACAGTGTATGATTTTGGTGAGAGTATTTTGAAGAGTACTTTGGTTGAAGATGATCGGACGGCAATACATTCTGGTGATGAAGGAGTTGAATTTCGTCCGATTGTTGTTACTACCAAAACATTTTCGCTTGATTGCCTTAAACAAATCAAGGCTAGTTTGAACGTG ACAATAAACGATGTGATAACGGGGATAGTGGAATACGGTACGAGATTATACATGCAAGAAGTAAAACAAGAATCATGCAATGGAAAATGCACAGCGCTCGTTTTGTTCAATACTAGAGCTCTAGGAGGTTACAAGTCAGTGAATGATATGATCAAGCCTAATTCTGATATGCCTTGGGGAAATCATTTCACTTTCTTGCCTGTCTCTTTACCTAAGCTAACTAATTTGGCTAATCGTGATCAGTCCTCTATTAATCCTCTTGCCTTTGTTCAAAAAGCTCATCGAATGATTGACAGGAAAAGAAATTCTGCTTCTGTTTGGCTTACTAGTAAATTGCTTGATTTCTTGAGAAAGCTTAGAGGTCCTGAG GTCACGGGTCGGCTGTCTAAATCACAATTCTTGGGGTgcgacactccccggaccctgtGTGAATGCAGGATGCTTTGTTTACTAG GCAACAGCTCGATTTATTCATGGAACATTGAAGAATACAAGCATGGCACTGACAAATCTAATAGGGCCAGTGGAAGAGATGGCTTTGGCTAA